One Agrobacterium vaccinii DNA window includes the following coding sequences:
- a CDS encoding LacI family DNA-binding transcriptional regulator codes for MTSGRAGANLTAIASALRVSTATVSNALSGKGRVSAELSEKIRLKADELGYVPSIAGRALRTGKSGVLGLVLPDIANPLFPQIAQAIEKAADKAGYGVLIADSHGDVAKQTEAINRLVERGVEGMVVVPRRGTRIGNVDCPVAVIDSPSTPGNTVAADHWDGGFQIGRHLSELGHRKVVIIGNNPDSNVQNDRVGGIRSGLSGTAETEALWIASLENQNGAGCPLGVAAKVAQGFTAFAAVSDLHALRVLTELQRDGITVPEQASVTGFDDLIWAPVVTPALTTIRMDMVRIADLAITALVRSIDTDNPDSHSANGGVIADISKVAMELVIRHSSGPNNKKQAANKTSTAGELTS; via the coding sequence ATGACCTCGGGTCGTGCAGGCGCAAATCTGACGGCAATCGCTTCGGCACTGCGTGTGTCGACGGCAACCGTGTCCAATGCGCTCTCCGGCAAGGGCCGTGTCTCCGCCGAGCTTTCCGAAAAAATCCGCCTGAAGGCTGATGAGCTTGGCTATGTGCCCAGCATTGCCGGTCGTGCGCTGCGTACCGGCAAAAGCGGTGTTCTGGGCCTGGTCCTGCCGGATATCGCCAATCCGCTGTTTCCGCAGATCGCTCAGGCTATCGAAAAGGCCGCCGACAAAGCCGGTTATGGTGTGTTGATCGCCGACAGTCACGGCGATGTCGCCAAGCAGACGGAAGCGATCAACCGCCTCGTCGAACGCGGCGTCGAGGGCATGGTCGTCGTGCCCCGTCGCGGCACGCGCATCGGCAATGTCGATTGCCCTGTCGCCGTTATCGATTCCCCTTCCACGCCGGGCAACACGGTCGCTGCCGATCATTGGGATGGCGGATTCCAGATCGGTCGCCATCTGTCGGAACTCGGCCACCGCAAGGTTGTCATCATCGGCAACAACCCTGACTCCAACGTGCAGAACGACCGCGTCGGCGGTATCCGCTCCGGCCTTTCCGGCACGGCGGAAACCGAGGCATTGTGGATCGCATCTCTGGAAAATCAGAATGGGGCAGGGTGTCCTTTGGGCGTTGCGGCCAAGGTGGCGCAGGGCTTCACGGCCTTTGCCGCCGTTTCAGACCTCCACGCGCTCCGCGTTCTCACCGAATTGCAGCGCGATGGCATCACCGTGCCGGAACAGGCCAGCGTCACAGGTTTCGATGACCTCATCTGGGCGCCTGTCGTGACCCCGGCGCTGACGACCATTCGCATGGACATGGTGCGGATTGCCGATCTGGCCATCACCGCGCTGGTGCGCAGCATCGATACCGACAATCCCGACAGCCACTCCGCCAATGGCGGTGTCATCGCCGACATCTCAAAAGTGGCGATGGAACTGGTCATCCGCCATTCGTCCGGCCCGAACAATAAGAAGCAGGCAGCCAACAAAACCTCGACAGCAGGAGAACTCACATCATGA
- a CDS encoding nucleoside hydrolase: MGIWIDCDMGFDDIAAVMVATSHGLQIDGLSLVFGNAPLAQVCRNAASAKMAFRWDFPIHMGRENPVLGKLETGQTILGDTGIPTVGAGLPDAADLPHSDAFQALCDWLGEGSENKPILALGPLTNIAAICLAKPDLAARITDLIWMGGGVTAGNHTASAEFNAFADPEALAIVIAHGLSLRMVDLDLCRKVTAGLSDVAPIRAAGGKNASLIADMLEGFINIATSRGRDAMALYDPCAAVALVAPECVGWKKARVDVELHGTLTRGRTVVETRAAHAEKFNAHFAETVDAISAKTIILDALRLEASR, encoded by the coding sequence ATGGGTATCTGGATCGATTGCGATATGGGCTTCGATGACATTGCTGCCGTGATGGTGGCAACGTCTCACGGGCTTCAGATCGATGGGCTCTCGCTGGTGTTCGGCAACGCACCGCTCGCGCAGGTGTGCCGCAATGCCGCCAGCGCGAAAATGGCCTTTCGTTGGGACTTCCCCATCCATATGGGCCGCGAAAATCCCGTGCTCGGAAAGCTCGAAACAGGACAAACCATTCTCGGCGACACAGGCATTCCAACGGTCGGCGCAGGCCTGCCCGACGCTGCCGATCTGCCGCACAGCGATGCGTTTCAAGCGCTTTGCGATTGGCTGGGAGAGGGCAGCGAAAACAAGCCTATTCTCGCGCTCGGCCCCCTCACCAACATCGCCGCCATCTGCCTCGCAAAGCCAGACCTCGCCGCCCGCATTACCGATCTCATATGGATGGGGGGTGGTGTAACAGCCGGTAATCACACGGCGTCTGCCGAGTTCAATGCTTTTGCCGATCCCGAAGCCTTGGCCATCGTCATCGCCCACGGCCTGTCCTTGCGCATGGTCGATCTCGATCTCTGCCGCAAAGTCACTGCTGGTCTATCCGATGTTGCACCTATTCGTGCAGCCGGTGGCAAGAATGCCAGTTTGATTGCCGATATGCTGGAAGGCTTCATCAATATCGCGACCAGCCGCGGGCGGGATGCCATGGCGCTTTACGACCCCTGCGCCGCTGTCGCCCTTGTGGCCCCGGAGTGCGTCGGCTGGAAAAAAGCACGTGTAGATGTCGAGCTTCACGGCACATTGACGCGCGGTCGAACGGTTGTCGAAACCCGCGCCGCCCATGCTGAAAAATTCAACGCGCATTTCGCCGAAACGGTCGATGCTATCAGTGCCAAAACCATCATTCTCGATGCATTGCGTCTGGAGGCCAGCCGATGA
- a CDS encoding ABC transporter permease produces the protein MTRHLFIPLTLALVIGFLIGPFLIIVAASFSAGDTLAFPPQGFSLKWIAKVFTVESFRESFAMSMFLAIGGTFAALILGVPASYAMSRYKLPFSETIRTIVSAPIIVPGIIVGLALLRYFVVPFGIGITLALFLAHTALILPYAVRVVSASLTNLRSDIEEAAVLLGSSRIGAFFRVVLPNIRGGILSAFILGFVTSFNQVPVSLFLSGPGVRTLPIDMLGYMEIVFDPSVAALSSLLAFLSIGIVFMAERFLGFSRYV, from the coding sequence ATGACTCGGCACCTCTTCATTCCGCTCACGCTTGCGCTGGTCATCGGCTTTCTGATCGGCCCGTTTCTCATCATCGTCGCCGCGTCCTTTTCGGCGGGCGATACGCTGGCCTTTCCGCCGCAGGGCTTTTCGCTGAAATGGATCGCCAAGGTCTTCACAGTCGAGAGCTTCCGCGAAAGTTTCGCCATGTCGATGTTTCTGGCCATCGGCGGCACATTCGCGGCACTGATCCTCGGTGTGCCCGCATCCTACGCCATGTCGCGCTACAAGCTGCCCTTTTCGGAAACCATCCGAACCATCGTCTCGGCCCCCATCATCGTTCCCGGCATTATCGTTGGTCTGGCGCTTCTACGCTATTTCGTCGTTCCCTTCGGCATCGGCATAACTCTTGCACTGTTTCTGGCACATACGGCGCTGATCCTGCCCTATGCGGTGCGCGTCGTGTCGGCCAGCCTCACCAATCTGCGCTCGGATATCGAGGAAGCAGCGGTGCTGCTCGGCTCGTCGCGCATCGGCGCCTTCTTCCGCGTCGTACTGCCCAATATCAGGGGCGGCATTCTCTCGGCCTTCATTCTGGGCTTCGTCACCAGCTTCAATCAGGTGCCGGTGTCGCTGTTCCTCTCCGGTCCCGGCGTGCGCACCCTGCCGATCGATATGCTGGGCTATATGGAAATCGTCTTCGACCCATCCGTTGCGGCGCTCTCTTCGCTGCTCGCCTTCCTGTCCATCGGCATTGTTTTCATGGCCGAACGTTTTCTGGGGTTCTCCCGTTATGTCTGA
- a CDS encoding phosphoribosyltransferase: MKPHEFWQDIHAPGSFDVTGPHTGFFPVALDDGRQLRLPIRPLADGEHALASLIINQASFPVVEALADDMAQKLEPFDVDVVVGLPTLGLTLAAEVARRLGHSRYVPLGTSRKFWYLDELSVPMSSITTQQQKRLYIDPRMLPLLEGRRVALVDDVISSGTSIIAGLSLLAASNIEPVVIGAAMLQSDKWREKLADFGAQWPGRVQGVFTTPMLKKAGDGWQT, translated from the coding sequence ATGAAGCCCCACGAGTTCTGGCAGGACATCCATGCGCCCGGCAGCTTCGATGTCACCGGTCCGCATACTGGTTTCTTCCCCGTCGCGCTCGATGATGGCAGGCAATTGCGTTTGCCGATCCGCCCGCTCGCCGATGGGGAACATGCACTCGCATCGCTCATCATCAATCAGGCGTCCTTTCCGGTCGTAGAAGCTTTGGCGGATGATATGGCGCAAAAGCTTGAACCCTTCGATGTGGACGTCGTTGTCGGCCTTCCGACGTTGGGCCTGACGCTGGCGGCAGAAGTCGCGCGCCGTCTCGGTCACAGCCGCTACGTGCCGCTCGGAACCTCGCGAAAATTCTGGTACTTGGACGAACTGTCCGTGCCCATGTCGTCCATCACCACCCAGCAGCAGAAACGGCTCTATATCGACCCGCGCATGCTGCCGCTTCTGGAGGGCAGGCGGGTTGCGCTGGTGGATGATGTGATTTCCAGCGGCACCTCCATCATTGCCGGTCTGTCGCTTCTCGCGGCCTCCAACATCGAGCCCGTGGTCATCGGTGCCGCCATGCTGCAATCGGACAAGTGGCGCGAAAAGCTGGCGGATTTTGGCGCGCAATGGCCGGGCAGGGTGCAGGGCGTTTTCACCACGCCGATGCTGAAAAAGGCAGGCGATGGGTGGCAGACTTGA
- a CDS encoding ABC transporter ATP-binding protein: MSDANYLSLQNLSLAYGNSIAVKDLNLDIRKGELLALLGPSGCGKTTTMRAIAGLMPVAGGRIDLDGADITRVSANKRAVGLVFQSYALFPHLTVYENVAFGLKLKGMKGSALDDKVASGLKSVGLSTFASRKPAELSGGQQQRVALARSMVMDPKVLLLDEPLSNLDARLRLEMRTELQRVQKATGVTMIFVTHDQIEALALADRIVVMKNGAIEQIGTPEDIYNAPVSSFVADFVGFENIFRLEGGLLKTDNGSIPLSGQVPSTAGLAWRPRMVTLGSGPFEGTVRGTSFAGNAREYLLDTPLGPIKAEVDAALPVQDIGTPLAFDLPVRKAASLKVFS, from the coding sequence ATGTCTGATGCAAATTATCTCTCGCTCCAGAACCTCTCGCTGGCCTATGGCAATTCCATTGCCGTGAAAGACCTGAACCTCGATATCCGCAAGGGCGAACTGCTGGCACTGCTCGGCCCATCCGGCTGCGGCAAGACCACGACCATGCGCGCCATTGCCGGGCTGATGCCGGTGGCCGGTGGTCGCATCGATCTTGATGGTGCCGATATCACCCGCGTGTCCGCCAACAAGCGGGCGGTGGGGCTAGTGTTCCAGTCCTACGCGCTTTTTCCGCATCTCACCGTCTACGAAAATGTCGCCTTCGGTTTGAAGCTGAAGGGCATGAAGGGTTCTGCGCTGGATGATAAGGTCGCATCCGGGCTTAAATCCGTTGGCCTATCCACCTTTGCCTCCCGCAAACCGGCGGAACTCTCCGGTGGCCAGCAGCAGCGCGTGGCGCTGGCCCGTTCCATGGTCATGGACCCCAAGGTCCTGCTGCTGGACGAACCGCTTTCGAACCTCGATGCCCGGCTGCGGCTTGAAATGCGTACCGAACTTCAGCGCGTGCAAAAAGCCACCGGCGTCACCATGATTTTCGTCACCCACGACCAGATCGAGGCTTTGGCGCTGGCCGACCGTATCGTGGTGATGAAGAACGGTGCCATCGAGCAGATCGGCACGCCGGAAGACATCTACAACGCACCTGTCTCGTCCTTCGTGGCCGATTTCGTCGGCTTCGAAAATATCTTTCGTCTCGAGGGTGGTTTGCTCAAGACTGATAACGGAAGCATCCCCCTTTCTGGCCAGGTTCCGAGTACGGCGGGACTTGCCTGGAGGCCGCGCATGGTGACCCTCGGTTCAGGACCTTTCGAGGGAACTGTGCGCGGCACGTCTTTTGCGGGCAATGCGCGGGAATATCTGCTGGATACGCCGCTGGGGCCGATCAAGGCCGAGGTCGATGCCGCCTTGCCGGTGCAGGATATCGGCACGCCGCTCGCCTTCGACCTGCCTGTCAGGAAAGCAGCCAGCCTGAAAGTGTTCAGCTGA
- a CDS encoding ABC transporter permease, whose product MFQNRAEALALALPAAIFAAAVFLVPVFILLSEGFRTADGWTFQAYVDFFFDPLNRAVFLRTLKLGAIVTVVSAIIGYAAAFAIVNLPANSKGHMINLVILPLMISPVARTYAWIVILGRTGMVNELLKLVGLTDAPIRILFSETAVFIGLLQLFLPLMIISLISALENMPKDVIAASRVLGANWLQVFWKVILPLTKEGLVVGGTLVFTGSLTAYITPAILGGSKVLMLETLLYQQVTVSNNFVAASVIAFILIVMCFAANILLKRIATARNKT is encoded by the coding sequence ATGTTTCAAAACCGGGCTGAAGCCTTGGCACTGGCCTTGCCCGCCGCAATCTTTGCGGCGGCGGTTTTCCTCGTGCCCGTGTTCATCCTTCTGTCGGAAGGGTTTCGCACTGCCGATGGCTGGACGTTTCAGGCCTATGTGGATTTCTTTTTCGATCCGCTGAACCGGGCCGTGTTTCTGCGCACGCTGAAGCTCGGCGCGATCGTCACCGTTGTCTCCGCCATCATTGGTTATGCGGCGGCCTTCGCCATCGTCAACCTGCCGGCCAACTCTAAGGGCCACATGATCAACCTCGTCATTCTGCCGTTGATGATCTCGCCCGTGGCGCGCACCTATGCGTGGATCGTCATTCTCGGCCGTACCGGCATGGTCAACGAGTTGCTGAAGCTGGTGGGGCTGACGGATGCGCCGATCCGCATTCTGTTTTCCGAAACGGCCGTCTTCATCGGCCTGCTGCAACTCTTCTTGCCGCTGATGATCATCTCCCTCATCAGCGCACTGGAAAACATGCCGAAAGACGTCATCGCCGCCTCGCGGGTGCTCGGTGCGAACTGGTTGCAGGTATTCTGGAAAGTCATCCTGCCCTTGACCAAGGAAGGTCTTGTCGTCGGCGGCACGCTGGTCTTCACCGGCTCGCTGACGGCCTATATCACGCCCGCCATTCTTGGTGGCTCCAAGGTTCTGATGCTGGAAACCCTGCTTTACCAGCAGGTCACGGTTTCCAACAATTTCGTCGCCGCCAGCGTCATCGCGTTTATTCTGATCGTCATGTGCTTTGCAGCCAACATCCTGCTCAAGCGCATCGCCACGGCAAGGAACAAGACATGA
- a CDS encoding M20 aminoacylase family protein, which yields MTPLARFGNDLPFLTALRRDLHAHPELGFEEERTSALVARHLEEAGISVHRGLGKTGVVGTLQVGNGTRRIGLRADMDALAMPEMADRPYKSTIAGKMHACGHDGHTVMLLGAARHLAESRNFSGTVHFIFQPAEEGRGGAKQMVEDGLFELFPCDAVYGLHNMPGLDVDEMAVVGGPQLASSDSWRVTFKGVGTHGAKPHLGRDPITAAGSFLAALQSIVGRVVDPLQPAVVSACSVQAGDPKALNVIPDIVDIGGTARAYSARVRDQLEEEIGRLAKGTAAMFGIEAHYDFIRRIPPVINDAETTERALKAARNVFGDKARTAFPPSTAGDDFSFFAGQAPGCYVWLGNGPAVDGALHHNTSYDFNDDAIASGVAFWTTLVEQELAVE from the coding sequence ATGACCCCGCTAGCCCGGTTCGGAAACGACCTGCCTTTTCTCACCGCTTTGCGGCGAGACCTGCATGCGCATCCCGAACTCGGCTTCGAAGAAGAGCGCACCAGCGCGCTGGTCGCAAGGCATCTGGAAGAGGCCGGGATTAGCGTTCATCGCGGCTTGGGCAAAACCGGCGTCGTCGGCACCCTTCAGGTCGGCAACGGCACCCGCCGCATCGGCCTGCGGGCAGATATGGATGCACTTGCCATGCCCGAAATGGCCGACCGCCCCTATAAATCGACCATAGCAGGCAAGATGCACGCCTGCGGCCATGACGGGCACACGGTGATGCTGCTGGGTGCAGCGCGGCACTTGGCCGAGAGTCGCAATTTTTCCGGCACCGTACACTTCATCTTCCAGCCAGCCGAAGAAGGGCGCGGTGGGGCGAAACAGATGGTGGAGGACGGGTTGTTCGAGCTTTTCCCCTGCGATGCCGTTTACGGACTGCACAACATGCCGGGGCTCGACGTGGACGAGATGGCGGTGGTCGGAGGACCACAACTGGCGTCCTCCGATAGCTGGCGCGTGACGTTCAAGGGCGTGGGAACGCATGGTGCAAAGCCGCATCTTGGCCGCGACCCGATCACGGCGGCAGGTAGTTTTCTGGCCGCACTGCAAAGCATCGTCGGGCGCGTGGTCGATCCGCTGCAACCGGCTGTCGTCAGCGCCTGTTCGGTGCAGGCGGGTGATCCGAAGGCGCTCAATGTCATTCCCGACATCGTTGACATTGGCGGCACGGCGCGGGCCTATTCGGCTCGTGTTCGGGACCAGCTGGAAGAGGAAATCGGACGGCTGGCAAAGGGAACTGCTGCCATGTTCGGCATCGAAGCGCATTACGACTTCATCCGCCGCATACCGCCGGTCATCAATGATGCTGAAACAACTGAGCGCGCCTTGAAAGCTGCCCGGAACGTCTTCGGCGACAAGGCACGAACCGCCTTCCCGCCCTCGACCGCCGGAGATGATTTCTCGTTCTTCGCGGGGCAGGCACCGGGCTGCTACGTCTGGCTCGGCAACGGCCCAGCGGTGGATGGCGCGCTGCACCACAATACGTCCTATGATTTCAACGATGATGCGATTGCGTCTGGTGTCGCGTTCTGGACGACGCTGGTGGAGCAGGAATTAGCGGTGGAATAG
- a CDS encoding ABC transporter substrate-binding protein — protein sequence MKKIILASGTALMLSMGAAQAQDKTLTISVYAFAQDEFKELVYTPFEAKCGCKLVVETGNSVERLAKMEANKASPVIDLAIVSMADALSATRKDLIQKIDTSKVPNVDKLYDIAKDPNGDGMSVGVNFYATSIVYRTDKMNIDSWADLLKDGVVDHVAFPNVTTNQGPPALYMLGKAIGKDTPDLSGAIEAVGEKKDEIVTFYVKSSQLVQLMQQEEIWAAPIGRFSWAPFTKLDLPLAWATPKEGQTGGMNVLVVPKNGKNEDLALQFMDFWLSTDVQKALAEKLVDSPTNKEVKVSDEVANNITYGEETAKSLQLIPSAATLDNRDKWLSEWNAKVGQ from the coding sequence ATGAAAAAGATCATTCTGGCATCCGGCACCGCGCTGATGCTGTCCATGGGTGCCGCGCAGGCGCAGGACAAGACACTGACCATTTCCGTCTATGCCTTTGCGCAGGACGAATTCAAGGAACTGGTCTACACGCCGTTCGAAGCCAAATGCGGCTGCAAGCTGGTGGTGGAAACCGGCAACAGCGTCGAGCGCCTAGCCAAGATGGAAGCCAACAAGGCAAGCCCGGTCATCGATCTCGCCATCGTGTCCATGGCCGATGCGTTGTCTGCCACCCGCAAGGACCTGATCCAGAAGATCGACACCTCCAAGGTGCCGAATGTCGACAAGCTTTACGACATTGCCAAGGACCCGAACGGCGATGGCATGAGCGTCGGCGTCAATTTCTACGCCACCTCCATCGTCTACCGCACCGACAAGATGAATATCGATAGCTGGGCCGATCTCTTGAAGGACGGCGTGGTCGACCACGTCGCCTTCCCGAATGTCACCACCAATCAGGGCCCGCCTGCGCTTTACATGCTGGGCAAGGCCATCGGCAAGGATACGCCTGATCTCTCCGGCGCGATCGAGGCCGTTGGCGAAAAGAAAGACGAGATCGTCACCTTCTACGTCAAGTCTTCACAGCTCGTGCAGCTGATGCAGCAGGAAGAAATCTGGGCCGCCCCCATCGGCCGCTTCTCCTGGGCACCCTTCACCAAGCTCGATCTGCCGCTGGCATGGGCAACACCCAAGGAAGGCCAGACAGGCGGCATGAATGTTCTCGTTGTGCCAAAGAACGGCAAAAACGAAGATCTCGCGCTTCAGTTCATGGACTTCTGGCTCTCGACTGATGTGCAAAAGGCGCTGGCCGAAAAGCTGGTCGATAGCCCGACCAACAAGGAGGTGAAGGTCTCTGACGAGGTGGCCAACAACATCACCTATGGCGAAGAAACCGCCAAGAGCCTGCAGCTCATCCCGTCTGCTGCGACGCTGGATAACCGCGACAAGTGGTTGTCGGAGTGGAACGCGAAGGTTGGTCAGTAA
- a CDS encoding LysR family transcriptional regulator, with the protein MTSLSRKLLPSTSALAAFDSVARLGSFSLAADELSLTQGAISRQVLSLEEQLGVRLFERGARGVSLTTEGQTYAKAIGTALGDIRSASLQIMTKTHGNTLNLAMLPTFGTRWLLPRIPKFVAAHPEITLNFATRIGQFDFEKEGLDMAIHIGQPDWPAAESTFLMDEMVAPVCSPSFLAGHPIAKAQDISTLPLLHMASRPGAWDHWFQSLGLGVQNAPAMRFEQFSSVAQGCIAGLGVALMPLFLIDIELKAGQLVAAFDHQVKSPSSYYAVAPLSRINHAPVVLFKQWLLAEVEAFRMETGR; encoded by the coding sequence ATGACCTCGCTCAGCCGCAAACTTCTGCCCTCCACCAGCGCGCTCGCCGCCTTTGATTCCGTGGCGCGGCTGGGCAGTTTTTCGCTGGCCGCGGACGAGCTTTCGCTGACGCAAGGGGCCATCAGCAGACAGGTTCTGTCGCTGGAAGAACAACTTGGCGTGCGCCTTTTCGAGCGTGGCGCACGCGGGGTTTCGCTGACCACCGAGGGCCAGACCTACGCCAAAGCCATTGGCACGGCACTGGGCGATATCCGTTCCGCATCTTTGCAGATTATGACCAAAACGCATGGCAACACATTGAACCTTGCCATGCTGCCCACCTTCGGTACGCGCTGGCTGTTGCCGCGCATTCCCAAATTCGTGGCGGCCCACCCGGAAATCACGCTCAATTTCGCCACCCGCATCGGCCAATTCGATTTCGAAAAGGAAGGCCTCGATATGGCTATCCATATCGGCCAGCCGGATTGGCCAGCGGCGGAAAGCACGTTTCTGATGGACGAGATGGTGGCACCGGTGTGCAGCCCGTCTTTTCTGGCAGGGCACCCCATTGCCAAGGCGCAGGATATCTCGACCCTGCCGCTGCTACATATGGCATCCAGACCCGGCGCATGGGATCACTGGTTCCAGAGCCTTGGGCTTGGCGTGCAAAATGCACCGGCCATGCGGTTCGAACAGTTTTCCAGCGTGGCGCAGGGCTGCATCGCAGGCTTGGGCGTAGCGTTGATGCCGCTGTTTCTGATCGATATCGAACTGAAAGCCGGGCAACTGGTCGCCGCTTTCGATCATCAGGTCAAAAGCCCCAGTTCCTATTATGCCGTCGCCCCGCTTTCGCGCATCAATCACGCGCCCGTGGTGCTGTTCAAGCAGTGGCTTCTCGCCGAAGTCGAGGCGTTTCGTATGGAAACCGGGCGATAA
- a CDS encoding adenine deaminase, producing the protein MKQQTIIVDRDGMIEDTLRARAVAAARGDQPFDILISGGTLVDVVTGELRLADIGITGPLIASVHEAGSRTDAAQVLDATGAYVSPGLIDTHMHIESSMVTPATYAQAVVARGVTTIVWDPHEFGNVHGIDGVRWAAEASKGLPLRTILLAPSSVPSAPGLEQAGGDFDASAMAEMLFWPEVGGVAEVMNMRGVIERDPRMSAILQEGLFSDKLICGHARGLKGADLNAFMAAGITSDHELTSAADLMAKLRAGLTIELRGSHDHLLPEFVEALNTLGHLPQTLTLCTDDVFPDDLAKNGGLDDVVRRLVCYGLKPEWALRAATLNAAMRLHRADLGLIAAGRRADIAVFEDLSQFSARHVLASGTPVAEAGKMLVELTEMDAAPLKHSVKLTPRSPSDFKVKSEGKRVKLATIDKPRFTQWGEAEAAVENGFVVPPEGATMISVTHRHGKADPVTRTGFLTGWGKWDGSFATTVAHDSHNLTVFGGNADDMAVAANAVIKAGGGMAVASGGKVTALLALPLSGLVSDAGLEDVASGFEVVRDAVGQIVEWRPPYLVFKACFGATLACNTGPHQTDMGIADVLTGRVMETPVLEILG; encoded by the coding sequence ATGAAACAACAGACCATTATCGTTGATCGTGATGGAATGATTGAGGATACATTGCGGGCACGTGCCGTGGCGGCTGCACGCGGTGACCAGCCATTCGACATCCTGATCAGCGGCGGCACGCTTGTCGATGTCGTCACGGGCGAGCTGCGCCTGGCCGATATCGGCATCACTGGCCCGCTGATTGCCAGCGTCCACGAGGCCGGAAGCCGCACAGATGCCGCACAGGTTCTGGATGCGACGGGTGCTTACGTTTCGCCGGGGTTGATTGACACGCACATGCACATCGAAAGCTCCATGGTGACGCCTGCGACCTATGCGCAGGCCGTGGTTGCGCGCGGTGTCACCACCATCGTCTGGGACCCGCATGAGTTCGGCAATGTCCATGGCATCGATGGCGTGCGCTGGGCGGCGGAAGCCAGCAAGGGGCTGCCGTTGCGCACCATCCTTCTGGCGCCTTCGAGCGTGCCATCAGCGCCGGGACTGGAGCAGGCAGGCGGTGATTTCGACGCTTCCGCCATGGCCGAAATGCTGTTCTGGCCGGAGGTCGGCGGCGTTGCCGAAGTCATGAACATGCGCGGCGTCATCGAGCGCGACCCGCGCATGAGCGCCATTCTTCAGGAAGGCCTGTTTTCCGACAAGCTGATCTGCGGCCATGCGCGGGGCCTTAAGGGTGCCGATCTCAATGCCTTCATGGCGGCAGGCATCACCTCCGATCACGAGCTGACATCCGCTGCCGACCTCATGGCAAAGCTGCGGGCCGGGCTGACGATAGAGCTGCGCGGCTCGCATGACCATCTCCTGCCGGAGTTCGTGGAAGCGTTGAACACGCTCGGCCACCTGCCGCAAACGCTGACGCTGTGCACCGACGATGTCTTCCCGGACGATCTCGCTAAAAACGGCGGTCTCGATGATGTGGTGCGGCGGTTGGTCTGCTACGGCTTGAAACCGGAATGGGCTCTGCGCGCCGCCACGCTGAATGCGGCCATGCGCTTGCACCGCGCCGATCTCGGCCTCATCGCCGCCGGTCGCCGGGCCGATATCGCCGTTTTCGAAGACCTCTCGCAATTCTCCGCACGCCATGTGCTGGCCAGCGGCACGCCCGTTGCAGAAGCTGGGAAGATGCTGGTCGAACTGACCGAGATGGATGCAGCACCGCTCAAGCACTCGGTGAAGCTGACGCCTCGCTCTCCCTCCGACTTCAAGGTCAAATCCGAGGGCAAAAGGGTCAAGCTCGCCACCATCGACAAGCCGCGTTTCACCCAATGGGGCGAGGCGGAGGCTGCCGTGGAAAATGGTTTCGTGGTGCCGCCGGAGGGCGCAACGATGATTTCCGTCACCCACCGCCACGGCAAGGCCGACCCCGTGACCAGAACCGGTTTCCTGACCGGCTGGGGAAAATGGGACGGCTCCTTCGCCACCACAGTCGCGCATGACAGCCATAATTTGACAGTGTTCGGCGGCAATGCTGACGATATGGCGGTCGCCGCAAACGCCGTTATCAAAGCAGGCGGCGGTATGGCCGTCGCATCGGGCGGAAAGGTCACCGCTTTGCTTGCGCTCCCGCTCTCCGGCCTCGTGTCGGATGCAGGTTTGGAAGATGTCGCATCCGGTTTTGAGGTCGTGCGTGATGCCGTCGGCCAGATCGTGGAATGGCGGCCGCCCTATCTTGTGTTCAAGGCCTGCTTTGGTGCCACGCTGGCCTGCAACACAGGCCCGCACCAGACGGATATGGGCATTGCCGATGTGCTGACGGGCCGTGTGATGGAAACGCCGGTGCTGGAGATTCTTGGCTGA